In the Flagellimonas sp. HMM57 genome, one interval contains:
- a CDS encoding TPM domain-containing protein produces the protein MSHVEEFLTAEEEQEIIAAIQEAEKNTSGEIRVHLEASAKIDHFSRAQQVFHFLKMDNTKEENGVLLYVAVDDRKFVIYGDRGIDRAVPKDFWNSTKDIIAEHFKKGAFKQGVVEGILRAGKELEEHFPWDHNDTNELSDAVSKG, from the coding sequence ATGTCGCACGTAGAGGAGTTTTTAACCGCAGAAGAGGAACAGGAAATCATTGCGGCCATACAAGAAGCCGAGAAAAACACTTCGGGAGAAATACGGGTACACCTTGAAGCATCTGCAAAAATCGACCATTTTAGTAGGGCACAGCAAGTGTTCCACTTTCTTAAAATGGACAATACCAAAGAAGAAAACGGGGTATTGCTCTATGTAGCGGTAGATGATAGAAAATTTGTTATTTATGGTGATAGAGGTATTGACCGTGCTGTCCCCAAAGACTTCTGGAACTCCACCAAGGACATTATTGCCGAACATTTTAAAAAAGGTGCTTTTAAACAAGGTGTAGTAGAAGGCATACTAAGGGCCGGAAAGGAATTGGAAGAACACTTTCCTTGGGACCATAACGACACCAATGAACTCAGCGATGCGGTATCCAAAGGTTAG